Proteins encoded by one window of Lactobacillus paragasseri:
- a CDS encoding PTS sugar transporter subunit IIC, which translates to MAETAAKKDSLITKLDKVLTPIGQKLGNEKHLQAISNGMLFGLPFLVIGSFFLIVANPPIVLDRYNPRTANIFMQWLAGWKYWAVAHYAQITIPYNMTMGIFGMICAFGIAYELSKSYRRLHPATDGMISLVTFLMVATTVDKNNKISLNNLGTNGLFVAIIIGLLAVEIDRGIEKSKLKIKLPASIPPMVANFINSLVPLLANIFIFYGANLILVSLTHADFTTFIMKCLTPATFLANSLWGYILIVTLGNLLWLIGVNGSNVIFPIVFATGIAATGANAALVAKGLAPTHLMNLQMFRIAVLGGSGNSLALVILMMRSKVEKYRALGKLSIIPGICSINEPVIFGTPICFNPILGIPFLIAPIINIILTYIAESLHWIGMGYIVDPSFTPFFFQAYMSSMDWRNIIFEVILIIIGIFIYLPFFRVAEQNELRKQEVTE; encoded by the coding sequence ATGGCTGAAACTGCTGCTAAAAAAGATTCACTGATTACTAAATTGGATAAAGTTTTAACGCCTATTGGACAAAAACTTGGAAATGAAAAGCATCTACAAGCTATATCAAATGGTATGCTTTTCGGATTGCCATTTTTGGTAATTGGTTCATTCTTCTTAATTGTTGCTAACCCACCAATTGTACTTGATAGATATAATCCACGAACAGCTAATATTTTTATGCAATGGCTTGCTGGTTGGAAATATTGGGCTGTCGCACATTATGCTCAAATAACTATCCCATACAATATGACTATGGGAATCTTTGGTATGATTTGTGCTTTTGGTATTGCATATGAATTAAGTAAGTCATATCGTAGGCTTCATCCTGCTACTGATGGGATGATCTCATTAGTTACCTTTTTAATGGTTGCAACTACTGTTGATAAGAATAATAAGATTAGTCTCAATAATTTAGGAACAAATGGACTATTTGTTGCAATTATCATTGGATTATTAGCTGTCGAAATTGACCGCGGGATTGAAAAGAGTAAGTTAAAGATAAAGTTGCCAGCATCGATTCCCCCAATGGTTGCCAACTTTATTAATTCCTTAGTACCGCTATTAGCAAATATCTTTATTTTCTATGGTGCTAATTTAATTTTAGTCAGCTTAACGCATGCTGATTTTACTACCTTCATTATGAAGTGTTTGACTCCAGCTACATTTTTGGCTAATAGCTTATGGGGTTATATTTTGATCGTAACTTTAGGAAATCTATTATGGTTAATTGGTGTTAACGGAAGTAATGTAATTTTTCCAATTGTCTTTGCAACTGGTATTGCAGCTACCGGTGCTAATGCTGCTTTAGTAGCAAAGGGATTAGCACCTACTCATTTAATGAATTTACAGATGTTTAGAATTGCTGTTTTAGGTGGATCTGGTAATTCACTTGCTTTAGTAATTCTAATGATGAGAAGTAAGGTAGAAAAATATCGTGCATTAGGTAAGCTATCAATTATTCCTGGAATTTGTAGTATTAATGAACCAGTAATTTTTGGTACACCAATTTGTTTTAACCCTATTTTAGGTATTCCATTTTTGATTGCTCCAATTATTAATATTATTCTTACTTATATTGCTGAAAGTTTACACTGGATTGGAATGGGGTATATTGTAGATCCTTCATTTACACCGTTTTTCTTCCAGGCATATATGAGTTCAATGGATTGGAGAAATATTATTTTTGAAGTGATTTTAATCATTATCGGTATTTTTATTTATTTACCATTCTTTAGAGTTGCTGAACAAAATGAATTAAGAAAGCAAGAAGTAACTGAATAA
- a CDS encoding ATP-binding protein: MVPRDSYLNTLDKLRNKQIIKVLTGVRRCGKSTILQLYQERLLKSGVNTNQIQTLNFEDLDLVSIKTYLDLYNYINEHLIPNKMNYIFIDEIQSIPNFEKALDSLYIKNNVDLYVTGSNAFMLSGELATLLSGRYIEIPIYPFSFKEFLQTTELSKEEAFSTYLERGGFPFATELNDNNTYLSYIQGIINTVLIKDILTRVNRGNATLLEAIASFLTEANGSLVTPAKIANTLTSNGIKTSNATVISYLEKLVNSYLFYQCNRYDIAGKKYLQINSKYYPVDPALRRALLGQKRPNMGSRLENIVFMELKRRGYKVYVGSLKNKEIDFVAIKDGVKQYYQVSLTVQDDKTYNREIAPFLEITDNYRKILLTQDPGSYNDNGIEQINVIDWLLKEQ; the protein is encoded by the coding sequence ATGGTACCACGTGATTCTTACTTAAATACTTTAGATAAACTACGTAATAAACAAATCATTAAAGTCCTAACTGGAGTACGTCGCTGCGGTAAATCTACTATTCTTCAGTTATATCAAGAGCGATTGCTCAAGTCTGGAGTAAATACTAATCAAATTCAAACGCTAAATTTTGAAGATTTAGACTTAGTATCAATTAAGACCTACCTAGACCTATATAACTACATCAATGAACATCTCATTCCTAACAAAATGAATTACATCTTTATTGATGAAATCCAAAGCATTCCTAATTTTGAAAAAGCACTCGATAGTCTTTATATAAAAAATAATGTAGATTTATATGTCACAGGATCTAATGCCTTTATGCTTTCTGGCGAATTAGCTACTCTTCTTTCGGGACGCTACATAGAAATCCCTATCTATCCTTTTTCTTTTAAAGAATTTTTACAAACAACTGAACTTTCAAAAGAAGAAGCCTTTTCAACTTACTTAGAACGAGGTGGATTTCCATTTGCTACTGAATTAAACGACAATAATACTTATCTTTCTTACATTCAAGGAATTATCAATACAGTATTAATAAAAGATATCCTAACGAGAGTGAATCGCGGTAATGCAACTTTACTTGAAGCAATTGCTAGTTTCTTAACTGAAGCCAACGGCAGTCTCGTTACTCCTGCTAAAATTGCCAATACTCTAACCTCTAATGGAATCAAGACTAGCAACGCCACAGTAATTTCATACCTCGAAAAATTAGTAAATTCCTATTTATTCTACCAATGCAATCGATATGATATTGCAGGCAAAAAATATCTACAAATTAATAGCAAGTATTACCCCGTTGACCCCGCCCTCAGACGTGCTCTTTTAGGTCAGAAACGTCCAAACATGGGCAGCAGGCTTGAAAATATCGTGTTTATGGAATTAAAGAGACGCGGTTATAAAGTATATGTCGGTAGTCTTAAAAATAAAGAAATTGATTTCGTTGCAATCAAAGACGGTGTTAAGCAATATTATCAAGTTAGTCTCACAGTCCAAGACGATAAGACTTATAACAGGGAAATTGCACCCTTTCTTGAAATTACTGATAACTATCGGAAAATTCTTCTCACTCAAGACCCCGGTAGCTACAACGACAATGGTATTGAACAAATAAACGTTATCGACTGGCTACTAAAAGAGCAATAA
- a CDS encoding MurR/RpiR family transcriptional regulator produces the protein MNIQTISEKFQLNTDEQKILIYMNQHRNEIKNINIRELAKRTFTSPSFIVKTCKKMKLSGYSELVFLIADAPNFPNNTENDLKVESYVKPFSNLMDKHKDSMIMILGSGYSQNIANYMSEYLNLNGFRCTSNSHLEMLRKHKNTLIIIISNSGETKRLAELCIQAQKNNRDVISFTGDKNSTIAKHSTLAISSDTFNPTSFDSHYPQLFFGLTLIYFELLMSNFLSN, from the coding sequence ATGAATATTCAAACTATTAGCGAAAAGTTTCAACTGAATACTGATGAACAAAAAATATTAATTTATATGAATCAACACCGTAATGAAATTAAAAATATCAATATTCGTGAACTCGCTAAACGAACATTTACATCTCCTAGCTTTATCGTTAAGACCTGTAAAAAGATGAAGCTTTCAGGATATTCAGAATTGGTCTTTCTAATTGCAGATGCGCCAAATTTTCCTAATAATACTGAAAACGACTTAAAAGTAGAGTCATACGTAAAGCCTTTTTCCAACTTGATGGATAAGCATAAAGACTCAATGATCATGATATTGGGCAGTGGATACTCTCAAAATATTGCTAATTACATGAGTGAATATCTTAATTTGAATGGCTTTCGTTGTACATCCAATTCGCATCTTGAGATGCTTAGAAAGCATAAGAATACTTTAATAATTATCATCAGCAATTCTGGAGAAACAAAGCGATTAGCTGAACTTTGCATACAAGCTCAGAAAAATAATCGTGATGTTATTTCCTTTACAGGAGATAAGAACTCAACAATTGCAAAACACTCAACGCTTGCAATAAGCTCAGATACTTTTAACCCCACTTCTTTTGACAGCCATTACCCTCAGCTGTTTTTTGGTCTAACACTCATCTATTTTGAATTATTAATGAGTAACTTTTTGTCTAATTAG
- the coaA gene encoding type I pantothenate kinase: protein MQEQFTHLTSEKWQTLIPPSDEFSAEIFMMKNLQYNMSQKNAIYRTKQTFYNEKWQKIPFIIGVTGSVAVGKSTFAKKITRLFERLEPDKTIAQVSADGFLMSNAELKAKNLMDQKGFPSSFNWDAFYTFLASVKAGKERVPYRLYSQEISDLVPNELGYVSVPDILVVEGINLLEVPPDGQAPPSDFFDYVIYLDASEEDLEKWYLDRYHLMLEINRNNPDNFFYKWANVPLEQADNFAKRVWRDVNLKNLHDYIEPTKKRADMIIKKYGNHEISDMYIRKF from the coding sequence ATGCAAGAGCAATTTACACATCTGACATCTGAAAAGTGGCAGACACTAATCCCTCCAAGCGATGAATTTAGTGCGGAGATTTTCATGATGAAGAATCTTCAGTACAATATGAGCCAAAAAAATGCAATCTATCGCACTAAGCAGACCTTTTATAACGAAAAATGGCAAAAAATACCTTTTATCATCGGAGTAACTGGGTCTGTTGCTGTAGGAAAATCTACTTTTGCAAAGAAAATAACTCGCTTGTTCGAACGCCTTGAACCAGATAAAACAATTGCCCAAGTTTCTGCTGATGGTTTTTTAATGTCGAATGCAGAACTTAAAGCTAAAAACTTAATGGATCAAAAGGGCTTCCCATCGTCATTTAACTGGGATGCCTTTTATACTTTTTTAGCAAGCGTTAAAGCTGGTAAAGAAAGAGTACCATATAGACTATACTCGCAGGAAATTTCTGATCTGGTGCCTAATGAATTGGGGTATGTCAGCGTTCCTGATATCTTGGTAGTTGAGGGAATTAACCTGCTGGAGGTGCCTCCAGACGGGCAAGCTCCCCCAAGTGACTTTTTTGATTATGTAATTTATCTGGATGCAAGCGAAGAAGACTTAGAGAAATGGTATCTTGATCGCTACCATTTAATGCTCGAGATTAATCGCAATAATCCAGATAATTTCTTTTATAAGTGGGCTAACGTCCCGCTTGAACAAGCAGATAATTTTGCCAAAAGAGTCTGGCGTGATGTTAACTTGAAGAATTTACATGACTATATCGAACCAACTAAGAAGAGAGCTGATATGATTATTAAAAAGTATGGTAATCATGAGATCAGCGATATGTATATTAGAAAATTTTAG
- the helD gene encoding RNA polymerase recycling motor HelD yields the protein MVKETEQQKEQKHLDKVLGLIKKKESELDHSIEHAQNEAQNINSHFFDDVKLDYDGYSTSMDTALSIHQQQQMLAERQNAWQHSAKQLSTLQRLEKRPYFARVDFQEPNEDPETIYIGLGSFADKEDHFLIYDWRAPISSIYYDGKLGKVSYNAPDGVQTVDMTKKRQFLIEDGKITNMFDTNESIGDQMLLNVLNEKSSTQMKSIVTTIQREQNKIIRNTSADLLFVQGAAGSGKTSAIMQRVAYLLYRYRGNLTSSDVIMFSPNQLFNDYVKNVLPEMGEQNMVQMTYWQFVSRRVPGMNVENLFEQFEDNEQNDKIVNLKDSLQFFNAVTRYAKHLEKNGLIFKNIYFKNKKKPFFDKEKIKEIYYGFNENYHLRNRIEATKEALINSLNRRIEPETKKAWVDKTIESLDQEQLNKLYDRPDQEFESSAKEEHFLARKIVIKQLKQVSRKIHQNRFLNIRAQYLRFLRAVPKLIDLSKWEISQEEWEAHIENVKERFRNGKIKMADISPYLYLYDLVTGRRTDYEMRYAFIDEIQDYTPFQLAYLKYNFPRAKFTMLGDLNQAIFTKDESKTLLGQISKLFDPEKTDVVQLTKSYRSTKDLTNFTKQILRQGEKIEAFDRRGPKPAFYKRDSLEKEYNALEDILVENDEQKLTTAIITKTLAEAKEVAKVLKERKIKATLIGSANQRLVPGTLVMPSYLAKGLEFDAVIAWNVSRDNYHQLDETQLLYTITSRAMYKLDLIYTGEKSPLFDDLDEKTYVNK from the coding sequence TTGGTAAAAGAAACTGAACAACAAAAAGAACAAAAACATTTAGATAAAGTTCTAGGCTTAATTAAAAAGAAAGAAAGCGAATTAGATCATTCAATTGAACATGCGCAAAATGAAGCGCAAAATATTAATTCGCACTTTTTTGATGATGTGAAATTAGATTATGATGGCTATTCAACTTCAATGGATACTGCCTTGTCAATTCATCAGCAGCAACAAATGTTAGCAGAACGTCAAAATGCCTGGCAACATTCTGCTAAGCAATTATCAACTTTGCAGCGTTTAGAAAAGAGACCGTATTTTGCCAGAGTTGATTTCCAGGAACCTAATGAAGATCCTGAAACGATTTATATTGGCTTAGGGTCTTTTGCAGATAAAGAAGATCACTTTTTAATCTATGATTGGCGTGCACCGATATCTTCTATTTATTATGATGGTAAGTTAGGTAAAGTTTCTTATAATGCGCCAGATGGTGTGCAAACCGTTGATATGACTAAGAAACGGCAATTCTTAATTGAAGATGGTAAGATTACCAATATGTTTGATACCAATGAATCAATTGGGGATCAAATGCTCTTAAATGTCTTAAACGAAAAATCTTCTACACAGATGAAGTCGATCGTAACAACGATTCAGCGTGAACAAAATAAGATTATTAGAAATACTAGTGCAGATCTTTTATTTGTTCAAGGGGCAGCAGGATCAGGTAAGACTTCAGCTATTATGCAACGTGTGGCGTACCTACTTTACCGTTATCGCGGGAATTTAACTTCTAGCGATGTTATTATGTTTAGCCCTAATCAATTGTTTAACGATTATGTTAAAAATGTTCTACCTGAAATGGGTGAACAAAATATGGTGCAGATGACTTACTGGCAATTTGTTTCTCGTCGTGTTCCAGGGATGAATGTTGAAAACTTATTTGAACAATTCGAAGATAATGAGCAAAATGACAAGATCGTTAACTTAAAAGATTCCTTACAATTCTTTAATGCGGTAACTCGCTATGCTAAGCACCTTGAAAAGAATGGTTTAATTTTTAAAAATATTTATTTTAAGAATAAGAAGAAACCATTTTTTGATAAAGAAAAGATCAAGGAAATTTACTATGGTTTTAATGAAAATTACCATTTAAGAAACAGAATTGAAGCTACCAAAGAAGCTTTAATTAATAGCTTAAATAGAAGAATTGAGCCAGAAACTAAGAAGGCTTGGGTTGATAAGACGATTGAATCGTTAGATCAAGAGCAATTGAATAAGTTATATGATCGTCCAGACCAAGAATTTGAATCAAGTGCTAAAGAAGAACATTTCTTAGCTCGTAAAATTGTAATTAAGCAATTAAAGCAAGTTAGTCGTAAGATTCACCAGAACCGTTTCTTGAATATTCGTGCGCAATACTTGCGCTTCTTGCGTGCTGTCCCTAAGTTGATTGATTTAAGCAAGTGGGAGATTAGCCAAGAAGAATGGGAAGCACATATTGAAAATGTTAAGGAAAGATTCAGAAACGGCAAGATCAAGATGGCTGATATTTCACCATATTTGTACTTGTACGATTTAGTTACAGGGCGTAGAACTGATTATGAAATGCGTTATGCCTTTATTGATGAAATTCAAGATTACACTCCATTCCAGTTAGCTTACCTTAAATACAACTTCCCAAGAGCTAAGTTTACGATGCTCGGAGATTTGAACCAGGCTATTTTTACTAAAGATGAAAGTAAGACTCTTTTAGGTCAGATTTCCAAGTTGTTTGATCCTGAAAAGACTGATGTTGTTCAATTAACCAAGTCTTATCGTTCAACTAAGGATTTAACTAATTTTACTAAGCAAATTCTGCGGCAAGGTGAAAAGATTGAGGCCTTTGATAGACGTGGCCCTAAGCCTGCTTTTTACAAGCGTGATAGTCTTGAAAAAGAATATAATGCTTTAGAAGATATCTTAGTAGAAAATGATGAGCAAAAGTTAACTACTGCCATTATTACTAAGACTTTGGCTGAAGCAAAAGAAGTGGCTAAGGTTTTGAAAGAAAGAAAAATTAAGGCAACTTTAATTGGGTCAGCTAACCAGCGTTTAGTGCCTGGAACTTTAGTTATGCCATCATATTTAGCTAAAGGACTTGAATTTGATGCAGTAATTGCTTGGAATGTTTCAAGGGATAATTATCATCAACTTGATGAAACGCAATTGCTTTACACAATTACTTCACGTGCAATGTATAAACTTGACTTGATTTATACAGGCGAGAAGAGCCCACTGTTTGATGATTTAGACGAGAAGACTTATGTGAATAAATAA
- a CDS encoding SGNH/GDSL hydrolase family protein — translation MKKLILFGDSLLAGYIDGRATNIVTQGLQEKLPKFTIINNSVPGTTTEEAIDFYELRIKPFKYDLVILALGTNDANMQFGLSAGRYAHNLQVLVDLIGADKTLLMGPSYTNWKIAQDQAWPKTLQFELVAQECHVENKIPFLNFAKVMRQTGHPNKLLQKDGIHLNKAGNKLLIERLADLVEEKEMVTAS, via the coding sequence ATGAAAAAATTAATTCTTTTTGGTGATTCCCTACTTGCAGGCTATATTGATGGACGCGCAACTAATATTGTAACTCAAGGACTGCAAGAAAAATTACCTAAATTTACAATTATTAATAATTCTGTACCTGGGACAACTACTGAAGAGGCAATTGATTTTTATGAGTTACGAATCAAACCTTTTAAGTATGATCTAGTTATTCTGGCCCTAGGCACTAACGACGCCAACATGCAGTTTGGTTTGAGCGCTGGACGATATGCGCATAACTTACAAGTATTGGTCGATTTAATTGGGGCTGATAAAACATTATTAATGGGACCTTCCTATACTAATTGGAAAATTGCTCAAGATCAAGCTTGGCCTAAAACTTTGCAATTTGAATTAGTTGCTCAAGAATGCCATGTTGAAAATAAAATTCCATTCTTAAATTTTGCCAAAGTAATGCGGCAGACTGGTCACCCTAACAAGCTACTGCAGAAAGACGGAATTCATCTAAATAAAGCAGGAAATAAGTTATTAATTGAACGATTAGCAGATCTAGTTGAAGAAAAAGAAATGGTTACTGCATCGTAA
- a CDS encoding matrixin family metalloprotease, whose product MKRFFKSILVLALLFIGLNFAYQKTAPEIEKTFGTRNPLPYLTAKVQQFISPEKIQNDDTNADSSKGHTFETNSASVYLDLSDPTLRQAAIDGINIWNNTGAFNFKITNDKSNAKIIIKAMNDGQTNAAGLTDTQYNSLTGHLIKATVRLNSYYLLNPSYGYNHGRIVNTVEHELGHAIGLGHKNGISVMYPQGSFYTIQPSDVEAVKKLYQEQ is encoded by the coding sequence GTGAAACGATTCTTTAAAAGTATTCTAGTTCTAGCTCTTTTATTTATTGGACTTAACTTTGCTTATCAAAAGACTGCGCCAGAAATTGAAAAAACTTTTGGAACTAGAAACCCACTCCCATATTTAACAGCCAAAGTACAACAATTTATTTCACCTGAGAAAATTCAAAATGATGATACAAATGCCGACAGTTCCAAAGGACATACTTTTGAAACTAACTCTGCATCTGTTTATCTTGACCTCTCTGATCCCACCCTCAGGCAAGCCGCAATTGATGGAATCAATATTTGGAACAATACAGGGGCCTTTAATTTCAAAATTACGAATGACAAAAGTAATGCCAAAATCATCATTAAAGCAATGAATGATGGTCAAACTAACGCGGCTGGTTTAACTGATACGCAATATAATTCCCTAACAGGGCACTTAATTAAAGCAACTGTCCGTTTAAATTCATATTACCTTTTAAATCCAAGTTATGGCTACAACCACGGTCGAATCGTCAACACAGTTGAACACGAATTAGGCCATGCAATCGGGTTAGGCCATAAGAACGGCATTTCCGTCATGTATCCACAAGGATCTTTTTATACAATTCAACCCAGCGATGTTGAAGCTGTTAAAAAATTATATCAAGAACAATAA
- a CDS encoding C39 family peptidase, giving the protein MKRISRAKRYRRRRKILYGILILITAGVAGIILNFEKIQNEYDWLTLRPEQKLNVPLERQLPDLPNGCEVTSLSMLLNYYDINVSKLELSSNIKHVSSFIGNDYRGNPHVGFVGYMSIENAGWCVYNEPLYDVAKKYTKRIRNYTGNDFVRVLKLVSKGHPVMIITTLKYDRVNDMRTWQTKQGKVNVTPSSHACVVTGYNKKKGIVYVNDPYGIKDKKVSLKKIEASYNQQGKQALYVE; this is encoded by the coding sequence ATGAAAAGAATAAGCAGAGCAAAGAGATATCGACGTCGACGAAAGATTTTATATGGAATTTTAATACTGATTACAGCTGGAGTAGCTGGGATTATCCTTAATTTTGAAAAAATTCAAAATGAATATGACTGGCTTACTTTAAGACCTGAGCAAAAATTGAATGTCCCCTTAGAAAGGCAATTACCGGACCTGCCAAATGGCTGTGAAGTTACGTCACTGTCAATGCTCCTAAATTATTATGATATTAATGTAAGTAAATTAGAATTGTCTTCTAACATTAAGCATGTTTCCTCTTTTATTGGCAATGATTATCGCGGTAATCCTCATGTTGGTTTTGTTGGTTATATGAGTATCGAAAACGCAGGATGGTGCGTTTATAATGAGCCGCTTTATGATGTTGCTAAGAAGTATACTAAGAGAATTCGTAATTATACTGGCAATGATTTTGTTAGGGTGTTGAAGTTAGTTTCTAAAGGACACCCAGTGATGATTATTACGACTTTAAAATATGACCGGGTAAATGATATGCGGACATGGCAGACTAAGCAGGGAAAGGTTAATGTGACACCTTCTTCTCATGCTTGTGTGGTTACTGGATATAATAAAAAGAAGGGGATTGTTTACGTAAATGATCCTTATGGCATTAAAGATAAAAAAGTAAGTTTAAAGAAAATAGAAGCTAGCTATAATCAGCAAGGTAAGCAAGCCTTGTATGTAGAGTAG